From the genome of Desulfovibrio sp. JY:
AGCAGAAAAAGGCCGCCGCCGAAAAGAAGCAGCAGCAGTCCCGTGATGTTGGTCGGCAGGATGGACAGGGCGTAGAGCGCCGGCAGGATGCACAAGCCGCCGACCACGCCGGGCAGGATGGCCCCGGGCGTGGTCAGCTCGAAAAAAATGCCGGCAACGCCGATCAGGAGCAGAATATAGGCCACCTGGGGATCAAGAAGCCAGGTCAAGAAGCCGTAGCGCCAACCGGGCTCATAGGGCGAAACGACCACCGCATCCGGGGAAAACCGCAGAACCTTGCCGCCGGATTCCAGGCCGCGCTTGCCGATCTGGGTCAGCAGATCCTGTTGGTCGACGGCAATGAAGTCCACGACCCGCTCGCGCACCGCCTCGGCCGCGGTCAGGTTCTCGGCATTGGCGACAAAACGCTGATACCATTTGGCGTTGCGGCCATGGGACAGGGCCATGCCCCGCACCAGGCTTTCCAGATCGTTTTGAATCTTCTTGTGCAGTGTTTTGCCCAGGTCGCCGCCGCCAGGCCCGACAGGCGATGCCGACCCGATGGTCGTAGCGGGAGCCATGGCGGTAATGGTCGCGGCCGCCATGAGAAAGACGCCGCCCGAGGCGGCTCTGGCCCCGGAAGGGGCAATCCAGATGGCAATGGGAACCGGGCTGCCGAGAATGGACGTCACCATGCGGCGCATGGGCTCGATACCGCCGCCCGGCGTATTGAGCCGCAGGACCAGCAGGGCGGCCCCGCGTTTTTTGGCCACGGCAATGGCGTCGTCGAGCATGTCGGCCTGGGCCGGGGAAATGGCGGCGTCCAGGGTGGCCGTGACAACGTCAATGGGCGCTTTCTGCGCCTGGGAAAGGGCCGGAACGAAGAGCAGCAGGGCGGCCAGCAGGCAAGAGGGGAAAAGGCGCTTAACCGCCGCCAAGGGCGCTGATGACTTCATGCCAGGCCTCCTTGTCGCCGCTGAGGAGGATGTCGGGATCGGCGAGCATGACAGGTTTGAGAGCAGGCAGTTGGCCATGCCAGGCAGCCGCTACTTCCGGGGCAGGGGCGCCGAAGACCGCCAGGATGGCCGGTTGCAGGAGCCGCAATCCGGCCAGGAAAATCGCCGTGTCGCGCGCCCGATCGTCGCTTTCCGGCAAACAGTAGGGCCAAAAGGCCACGGCATTGGCTCCGGAAAGTCCGATATCCTGGATGAGCCGCCGCCAAAGCCGGCCGCGCCTGGGGTCGGCCTGACCGGTCATGTCCAGGGACAAGGCCTCGTAGGTCAAAACGATACGGGGAGCGGAGGGCGCCTTGGCAAAAATCGAAGACCAGGGCTTGGGCCAGGCAGCCGGGTCCTCGCCAACCTGGGGAGGCGCTTCCACGGGCTCGGGCGATGTAAAGGGCTCAGGCGCAACATGCGGCGCGGGTTCGACCTGGAGAGCAGGCTCCCGCTCGGGCGCGCTCTCCGCGACCGCCTCGGCCAGGGGATCGATATAAAAATACCGGATGCCCGCCTGCTGCCAGACACGAAGCCGTTCCGGCACGTTTAAAAGCGATTCGTTGAGTCCCATATCTTCCAGGCCATTTCCGTTTTCGGCGCGCTTGCCCAGTGTTCGGTGCGGCCATCC
Proteins encoded in this window:
- a CDS encoding nodulation protein NfeD, producing MKSSAPLAAVKRLFPSCLLAALLLFVPALSQAQKAPIDVVTATLDAAISPAQADMLDDAIAVAKKRGAALLVLRLNTPGGGIEPMRRMVTSILGSPVPIAIWIAPSGARAASGGVFLMAAATITAMAPATTIGSASPVGPGGGDLGKTLHKKIQNDLESLVRGMALSHGRNAKWYQRFVANAENLTAAEAVRERVVDFIAVDQQDLLTQIGKRGLESGGKVLRFSPDAVVVSPYEPGWRYGFLTWLLDPQVAYILLLIGVAGIFFELTTPGAILPGVVGGLCILPALYALSILPTNITGLLLLLFGGGLFLLELYVTSYGLLSVSGVAALFIGSMLLFRHDGQAGLPLSVIAPTVAGVSLILLLAGWIVAKAQRQKPRSGLEALVGENATVRHFEGDSGKVFVNGEIWNARLDAGCADCRLVPGQSVRIVAAQDMTLVVTAGDAPASAR